From the genome of Populus alba chromosome 10, ASM523922v2, whole genome shotgun sequence, one region includes:
- the LOC118045443 gene encoding galactinol synthase 1: MAPGVPMDVISCTGKVSTASHGYSKRAFVTFLAGNGDYVKGVVGLAKGLRRVKSAYPLVVAMLPDVPEEHRDILRSQGCIVREIEPIYPPENQIQFAMAYYVINYSKLRIWNFEDYSKMMYLDADIQVFENIDHLFDTQDGYFYAVMDCFCEKTWSHSPQYSIGYCQQCPEKVTWPAEMGSPPPLYFNAGMFVFEPSRLTYESLLETLQITPPTPFAEQDFLNMFFQKTYKPIPLMYNLVLAMLWRHPENVEVEKVKVVHYCAAGSKPWRYTGKEANMDREDIKMLVARWWDIYNNESLDFKAENSVPDQEETLSRSSILSSKPGPAISYISAPSAA, translated from the exons ATGGCTCCAGGAGTGCCCATGGATGTGATTTCCTGCACCGGCAAGGTTTCCACGGCCAGCCATGGCTACTCTAAAAGGGCCTTTGTAACATTTTTAGCCGGAAATGGGGATTACGTTAAAGGGGTAGTTGGGTTGGCGAAGGGTTTGCGCAGGGTGAAGAGTGCGTACCCTCTGGTGGTAGCAATGTTGCCAGATGTGCCTGAGGAACACCGTGACATTTTGAGGTCTCAGGGTTGCATTGTTCGTGAGATTGAGCCTATTTATCCACCTGAGAACCAGATTCAGTTTGCCATGGCCTACTACGTGATCAACTACTCCAAGCTCCGCATTTGGAAT TTCGAGGACTACAGCAAGATGATGTATCTGGATGCTGATATCCAAGTGTTCGAGAATATAGACCATCTATTTGACACCCAAGATGGCTACTTCTATGCTGTGATGGACTGCTTCTGTGAGAAAACCTGGAGCCACTCACCACAATACTCTATCGGTTACTGCCAGCAGTGCCCGGAAAAGGTGACGTGGCCTGCTGAGATGGGCTCTCCTCCTCCCTTGTACTTCAATGCCGGgatgtttgtctttgagcctAGTCGTTTGACTTATGAGAGCCTTCTTGAAACTCTCCAGATTACCCCACCAACCCCATTTGCCGAGCAA GATTTCTTAAATATGTTTTTCCAAAAAACATACAAGCCGATCCCTCTAATGTACAACCTGGTTTTAGCCATGTTATGGCGACATCCTGAGAATGTGGAGGTCGAAAAGGTTAAAGTGGTTCACTACTGTGCTGCT ggTTCAAAACCTTGGAGATACACTGGCAAGGAAGCTAACATGGACAGAGAGGACATCAAGATGCTAGTGGCAAGATGGTGGGACATATATAATAACGAGTCCCTCGATTTCAAGGCTGAGAACTCAGTTCCAGATCAAGAAGAAACATTGTCGAGGTCATCCATCTTGTCTTCCAAGCCTGGGCCTGCCATTTCCTACATCTCTGCGCCATCTGCTGCTTAA